One Capsicum annuum cultivar UCD-10X-F1 chromosome 2, UCD10Xv1.1, whole genome shotgun sequence genomic window carries:
- the LOC107857968 gene encoding cytosolic sulfotransferase 15, whose translation MKKVENLETIFIATTSIDDQPKVEEELLEKLTQTKNWDGRLLHKYKGFWCPTRLVLPLVSIEKQFQSDYENIIDFIILATLPKSGTTWLKALIFSIINHHDHHQKSQLLTSNPHELIRFDFDIMYKTPPQSSIIFPKIFATHSPYDALPSSIQQSHSKIIYLCRNPLDQFISTRFFVLENNFEGENEPSTIEEALEMFIKGIHPFGPFWKHMLGYWYASLKDPKKVLFLKYEDIKGDTLLYVKKIAEFLGCSFSKEEEENGMIEDIVRICSFEYLKNLEVNKDPSGEFMNVKYSSFFRKGQMGDWANHLTISLAKSFDEFLKEKLGDSGLTFEIFTSTQEHAHDD comes from the coding sequence atgaaaaaagtagaaaatttaGAAACCATCTTTATTGCAACAACTTCTATTGATGATCAACCAAAGGTTGAAGAAGAATTACTTGAGAAATTGACACAAACAAAGAATTGGGATGGTCGTTTGCTCCACAAGTACAAAGGCTTTTGGTGTCCAACAAGATTGGTTCTACCTTTAGTTTCCATTGAAAAACAATTCCAATCAGATTATGAGAATATTATTGACTTCATTATCTTAGCAACCTTGCCAAAATCAGGTACTACTTGGTTAAAAGCTCTCATTTTTAGCATTATTaatcatcatgatcatcatcaaaaaagcCAATTACTTACTTCTAATCCTCATGAATTAATTCGTTTCGACTTTGATATCATGTACAAAACTCCTCCTCAAAGttcaataatttttccaaaaatatttgcAACTCACTCACCTTATGATGCTCTTCCTAGTTCAATTCAACAATCCCACAgtaagattatatatttatgtagaAATCCTCTAGACCAATTTATTTCTACGCGATTTTTcgttcttgaaaataattttgaggGTGAAAATGAGCCCTCAACAATTGAAGAAGCATTAGAAATGTTCATCAAGGGAATACACCCTTTTGGACCCTTTTGGAAACATATGTTAGGCTATTGGTATGCAAGTTTAAAGGACCCTAAGAAGGTGTTGTTTTTGAAATATGAAGATATAAAAGGTGACACATTATTGTATGTTAAGAAAATTGCTGAGTTTTTGGGATGTAGTTTTTCAAAAGAGGAAGAGGAAAATGGAATGATTGAAGATATTGTAAGGATTTGTAGCTTTGAATATCTTAAGAATTTGGAAGTTAACAAGGACCCAAGTGGAGAATTTATGAATGTGAAATATAGCTCTTTTTTTAGGAAAGGACAAATGGGAGATTGGGCTAATCATCTTACTATTTCTTTGGCTAAAAGTTTTGATGAATTCTTGAAAGAGAAGTTGGGTGATTCTGGCTTGACATTTGAGATATTTACTTCAACTCAAGAGCATGCACATGATGATTGA